The Selenomonas sp. AB3002 genome contains a region encoding:
- a CDS encoding amino acid ABC transporter permease encodes MNLLDMILQMAEGSKVTLEIFFVTLLLALPLGMLASLARLSSCRPLSLLMEFYIWLMRGTPLMLQLLFVYFALPMVGIMLPDLAAALLAFTLNYAAYFAEIFRSGIQAVPKGQYEAAKTLGMSYTQTMRRIILPQVIRIVLPPISNETINLVKDTSLIYILAMNDLLRVARTIVQRDFDMMPFLVAAVFYLLMTFVLTWGFKRLEVRYGRYAK; translated from the coding sequence ATGAACCTGCTGGATATGATCCTCCAGATGGCAGAGGGCAGCAAAGTCACGCTGGAAATTTTCTTCGTGACTTTGCTGCTGGCACTGCCACTTGGTATGCTGGCTTCGCTGGCCAGGCTGTCCTCCTGCCGTCCTTTGTCCCTGCTGATGGAATTCTACATCTGGCTGATGCGCGGGACGCCCTTGATGTTGCAGCTCTTATTCGTGTATTTTGCCCTGCCCATGGTGGGCATCATGCTGCCGGATCTGGCGGCGGCGCTACTGGCCTTCACCCTGAACTATGCCGCTTACTTTGCGGAGATTTTCCGCTCCGGCATCCAGGCGGTGCCAAAGGGACAGTATGAGGCAGCCAAGACTCTGGGCATGAGCTATACCCAGACCATGCGCAGGATTATTCTCCCGCAGGTTATCCGCATCGTGCTGCCTCCCATCAGCAACGAGACTATAAACTTGGTGAAGGATACTTCCCTTATCTATATCCTGGCCATGAATGACCTGCTGAGGGTGGCCCGCACTATCGTGCAGCGTGATTTTGACATGATGCCCTTCCTGGTGGCGGCGGTGTTCTATCTGCTCATGACCTTTGTGCTGACCTGGGGCTTCAAGCGTTTGGAGGTGCGTTATGGCAGATATGCAAAATAA
- the tatA gene encoding twin-arginine translocase TatA/TatE family subunit, which yields MLGLSIPKLLLILAVALVLFGGKRLPQLGRSIGESIKGIKDGLAAEPVPIDDKKDEQRA from the coding sequence ATGTTAGGACTTAGCATACCGAAACTTTTATTGATACTGGCAGTAGCTCTCGTGCTCTTCGGCGGCAAGCGCCTGCCACAGCTGGGCAGAAGCATCGGTGAAAGCATCAAGGGCATCAAGGACGGCCTGGCAGCAGAGCCGGTACCCATTGATGATAAGAAGGACGAACAACGCGCTTGA